In Brassica rapa cultivar Chiifu-401-42 chromosome A06, CAAS_Brap_v3.01, whole genome shotgun sequence, a single window of DNA contains:
- the LOC103874669 gene encoding pectinesterase inhibitor 11 → MAKLNQTFFLILSICYFLSPALTAATTALRAGASNKAVNFIQSSCKTTTYPAVCFHSLSAYANAIQTSPKRLAETALAVTLSRAQSTKLFVSRLTRFKGLKKREIEAIKDCVEEINDTIDRLTKSVQEMKLCGSAKNQEQFAFHMSNAQTWTSAALTDENTCSDGFSGRVMDGRIKNSVRARIVNVGHETSNALSLINAFAKKY, encoded by the coding sequence ATGGCCAAACTAAACCAAACTTTCTTTCTAATCCTCTCAATCTGCTACTTCTTATCGCCGGCGCTCACTGCCGCCACCACAGCCTTACGGGCTGGAGCTTCCAATAAAGCCGTAAACTTCATCCAATCATCTTGCAAAACCACCACATACCCAGCCGTCTGCTTCCACTCCCTCTCAGCCTACGCAAATGCCATACAAACAAGCCCTAAACGCTTAGCCGAGACCGCTCTAGCCGTTACCCTGAGCCGAGCCCAATCCACGAAACTCTTCGTCTCGCGTCTGACGCGTTTCAAGGGCCTTAAGAAGCGCGAGATCGAAGCCATCAAGGACTGCGTGGAGGAGATCAACGATACCATTGACCGTTTAACTAAGTCGGTCCAAGAGATGAAGCTATGTGGGAGTGCCAAAAATCAAGAACAGTTTGCTTTCCACATGAGTAATGCTCAGACTTGGACTAGTGCGGCTTTGACCGATGAGAACACTTGCTCAGATGGTTTCTCGGGTCGGGTCATGGATGGAAGGATCAAGAACTCGGTTCGAGCTAGAATTGTTAACGTGGGCCACGAAACCAGCAACGCCTTATCCTTGATTAATGCATTTGCTAaaaagtattaa